A single region of the Anaerostipes rhamnosivorans genome encodes:
- a CDS encoding thiamine pyrophosphate-dependent dehydrogenase E1 component subunit alpha, translating to MKGEHLTAMTKEQLLEFYRKMIRIREFENEAIELAKMNLTRAAVHTYNGEEAIAVGVCAHLTDHDYITSTHRGHGHCIAKGADMKLMFAELMARESGYCKGKGGSMHIADMSIGMLGANGIVGGGLPIAVGAAFALKYNESEDIAVCFFGDGASNEGSFHESLNLASVMKLPVIFVCENNQWAISTSQKKSCNIENISDRAAGYGIEGVTVDGNNIESVYEEFGKAAQKVRSKSGPILMEMKTYRIAGHYYGDNENYRDREEVQKWKERCPIKHAEKLLYETYGMKEEELDKIQKEELQMVLSASESAKKEKEPSPGDLKNDLYDTSFADIQWNMFVK from the coding sequence ATGAAAGGAGAACATCTGACTGCCATGACAAAAGAACAATTATTAGAATTCTACCGGAAAATGATCCGGATCCGTGAATTTGAAAATGAGGCCATTGAGTTAGCAAAAATGAATCTCACACGTGCCGCCGTACACACTTACAACGGTGAGGAGGCAATTGCTGTAGGCGTATGCGCCCATTTGACGGATCATGACTACATCACCTCAACCCACAGAGGACACGGACATTGTATCGCAAAAGGCGCCGATATGAAGCTCATGTTTGCCGAACTGATGGCAAGAGAATCTGGTTACTGTAAAGGTAAGGGAGGTTCCATGCATATTGCGGATATGTCCATCGGTATGCTGGGGGCCAACGGAATCGTCGGAGGAGGGCTTCCCATCGCAGTTGGTGCAGCTTTTGCTCTTAAATATAACGAAAGTGAGGACATTGCTGTATGTTTCTTCGGCGACGGTGCTTCCAACGAGGGGTCCTTTCATGAGTCATTAAATCTTGCTTCTGTCATGAAACTCCCAGTGATCTTTGTATGTGAAAATAACCAGTGGGCCATCTCAACTAGTCAGAAAAAGTCCTGCAATATTGAGAATATCAGCGACAGAGCCGCGGGATACGGAATAGAAGGAGTTACCGTAGACGGAAATAATATCGAGTCCGTGTACGAGGAATTCGGAAAGGCGGCCCAAAAGGTCAGGAGCAAAAGCGGACCAATCCTGATGGAGATGAAGACCTACCGCATTGCCGGACATTATTACGGGGACAACGAAAATTACAGGGACAGAGAAGAGGTCCAAAAATGGAAGGAAAGGTGTCCGATCAAACATGCGGAAAAGCTTCTTTATGAGACCTATGGCATGAAGGAAGAGGAGCTGGATAAGATCCAGAAGGAAGAACTTCAGATGGTTCTCTCTGCCAGCGAAAGTGCAAAAAAGGAGAAAGAACCTTCCCCTGGGGACCTTAAAAATGATCTTTACGACACTTCATTTGCAGATATCCAGTGGAACATGTTTGTGAAATAA
- a CDS encoding BglG family transcription antiterminator, whose translation MNQKQYQLITLFTSSEKKKYTYTELTEILHVGKRSINNYITEINDFLTENGFHKIRILPDNSLLLDSSINELGLIRKRYYSRPLYEYHFSSEERCTVIKLLLCRQNLVSTADIIRSLDVSKKTCLSDIKHVSRDLKNQDIPFITTSRGYSIDVTEVFRRDYLINSFHTFLNIVGDNSSFSGIDIWISRHFDLEAFKMQVFPILLTWQKENNINIEGYQFYQLLWILVVTIERIRQGNPLTSFPCASDRHTVCISKDLYARVEKVYSITIPPQESYFLASYIDGLVLTNLPQTPLGTIPSNTVIHTFLVNVSHDLKLKLANDVKLYHQLSAHIKSFFSLLERNTSFDQSFYKELEDEYPAICKSVKNNLYILEQSFHRTYSENETAFLVMHIAAAVSKILTERQEFKILLICDAGAAATSYVTNKLKYYCKVDDVQTIISFEYKNYMRHSNPSPNLIVSFYPLDETSIPVVIVSPGLPSTDLIRLQEKMYASRKDENNILNKRMVKRAENQEAVAHRPASIFSPHLIALDLDADTWQDAVQLSGNLLIQDGLMTQNYIDSIIKNIHINGPYFVFWPHIALAHANSNSDSTPFAASLIRLSHPVFFGNELNDPVKYIFTFIASDTSENDDKILSIINIASSPTLFQYLDEAKTPEEAYEIIHKLEKEL comes from the coding sequence ATGAATCAAAAACAATATCAGCTTATAACTTTATTTACATCTTCTGAAAAGAAGAAATATACATATACAGAATTAACAGAGATCCTGCATGTGGGAAAACGTTCGATCAACAATTATATTACAGAGATCAATGACTTTTTAACTGAAAACGGATTCCATAAGATCCGGATCCTTCCCGACAATTCACTTCTGCTGGACAGTTCCATCAATGAGCTGGGACTCATCAGAAAAAGGTATTATTCCCGCCCCCTGTATGAATACCATTTTTCATCAGAGGAGCGATGTACTGTCATCAAGCTGCTGCTCTGCAGACAGAATCTAGTCTCCACCGCCGACATCATACGGTCTCTGGACGTCAGCAAAAAGACATGCCTTTCTGACATAAAGCATGTCTCCAGAGATCTTAAAAACCAGGATATTCCGTTTATCACCACATCCCGCGGCTATTCTATCGATGTCACTGAAGTCTTCAGGAGAGATTATCTCATCAACAGTTTCCATACGTTTTTAAATATTGTGGGAGACAACTCTTCTTTTTCAGGCATTGACATATGGATCTCCAGACATTTTGATCTGGAAGCATTCAAGATGCAGGTATTTCCTATTCTCCTGACCTGGCAGAAGGAAAATAACATCAACATTGAGGGTTATCAGTTCTACCAGCTGCTCTGGATCCTGGTGGTCACCATCGAGCGAATCCGCCAGGGAAATCCTTTGACTTCCTTCCCATGTGCTTCTGACCGCCATACGGTCTGCATATCCAAAGATCTGTACGCACGGGTGGAAAAGGTTTATTCCATCACAATCCCGCCGCAGGAATCCTATTTTCTGGCATCCTATATTGACGGGCTGGTACTTACAAACCTTCCTCAGACACCGCTCGGCACCATTCCATCCAACACGGTGATCCATACATTTCTGGTGAATGTATCCCATGATCTGAAGCTAAAGCTTGCAAACGATGTCAAATTATATCATCAGCTGTCAGCCCATATAAAAAGCTTTTTTTCTCTGCTGGAGCGCAACACTTCCTTTGATCAGAGTTTTTACAAGGAACTGGAAGACGAATATCCGGCCATCTGCAAGTCCGTTAAAAATAACTTGTATATTCTGGAACAGAGCTTTCACCGCACCTACAGTGAAAATGAGACCGCTTTTCTGGTGATGCATATCGCCGCCGCTGTCTCCAAGATCCTGACAGAGCGGCAGGAATTTAAAATTCTGCTGATCTGCGATGCCGGTGCCGCTGCCACTTCCTATGTCACAAACAAATTAAAATACTATTGTAAAGTGGATGATGTCCAGACGATCATATCCTTTGAATACAAGAATTATATGAGACATAGTAACCCTTCGCCCAATCTGATCGTCTCCTTCTATCCACTGGACGAGACCTCCATTCCGGTGGTGATTGTATCTCCAGGGCTTCCGTCCACCGATCTCATAAGGCTTCAGGAAAAAATGTATGCGTCCCGGAAAGATGAAAACAATATTCTGAATAAGCGGATGGTCAAGCGGGCTGAAAACCAGGAAGCCGTGGCACACAGGCCTGCCAGTATTTTTTCACCTCATCTGATCGCGTTGGATCTGGACGCAGATACATGGCAGGATGCTGTCCAGTTAAGCGGCAATCTGCTCATACAGGATGGTCTGATGACCCAGAACTATATTGATTCCATCATCAAGAATATTCATATTAACGGTCCCTATTTTGTGTTTTGGCCCCATATTGCTCTGGCACATGCCAATTCCAACTCAGATTCTACTCCGTTTGCCGCAAGCCTGATCCGTCTGTCACATCCAGTATTTTTTGGAAACGAGCTAAACGATCCGGTGAAATATATCTTTACGTTTATAGCCTCAGATACATCTGAGAATGACGATAAGATCCTGTCCATCATCAATATTGCGTCCAGCCCCACTTTGTTCCAGTACCTGGATGAGGCGAAAACACCTGAAGAAGCCTATGAGATCATCCACAAATTAGAAAAGGAATTGTGA
- a CDS encoding metal-sensing transcriptional repressor, whose protein sequence is MQADQSQITRLLKTARGQIDGILKMVEEDRYCMDISNQLMATEAMIRKTNKEILRAHMKGCIADALAENNGDEKVDELIELIDKFAK, encoded by the coding sequence ATGCAGGCAGACCAATCTCAGATCACAAGACTTTTAAAAACCGCCAGAGGCCAGATCGACGGCATCTTAAAAATGGTGGAGGAGGACCGTTACTGTATGGATATCTCCAATCAGCTCATGGCTACGGAAGCCATGATACGCAAAACCAACAAAGAGATTCTCAGGGCACATATGAAAGGCTGCATAGCCGATGCTCTGGCAGAAAACAACGGTGACGAAAAAGTCGATGAACTGATAGAACTCATTGATAAATTTGCCAAATAA